A genomic segment from Bos mutus isolate GX-2022 chromosome 14, NWIPB_WYAK_1.1, whole genome shotgun sequence encodes:
- the FZD6 gene encoding frizzled-6 → METFTFLWTCIFLPLVRGHSLFTCEPITVPRCMKMAYNMTFFPNLMGHYDQSIAAVEMEIFLPLANLECSPNVETFLCKAFVPTCTEQIHVVPPCRKFCEKVYSDCKKLMDTFGIRWPEELECDRLQYCDESVPATFNPHTELLGPHKKSEQIRRDIGFWCPRHLKTSGGQGYKFLGIDQCAPPCPNMYFKSDELEFAKSFIGIVSIFCLCATLFTFLTFLIDVRRFRYPERPIIYYSVCYSIVSLMYFIGFLLGNSTACNKADEKLELGDTVVLGSQNKACTILFMFLYFFTMAGTVWWVMLTITWFLAAGRKWSCEAIEQNAVWFHAVAWGIPGFLTIMLLAMSKVEGDNISGVCFVGLYDLDASRYFVLLPLCLCVFVGLSLLLAGIISLNHVRQVIQHDGRNQEKLKKFMIRIGVFSGLYLVPLVTLLGCYVYEQVNRITWEITWVSDHCRQYHIPCPYQANTETRPELALFMIKYLMTLIVGISAVFWVGSKKTCTEWAGFFKRNRKKDPISESRRVLQESCEFFLKHNSKVKHKKKHYKPSSHKLKVISKSMGTSTGATANHGTSAVAITNHDYLGQETLTEIQTSPETSVREVRGDGASTPKLRERDCEEPASSAAPSSKLCGEQMDKKGHGRAGKVNDKSSVSESARSEGRVTPKSDVPESGPVQSNSMQASSSPEPSSLKGSTSLLVHSASGVGKEQGAGGRSDT, encoded by the exons atttttcttcctcttgcaaATCTGGAATGTTCACCAAATGTTGAAACTTTCCTTTGCAAAGCTTTTGTACCAACCTGCACTGAGCAAATTCATGTGGTTCCACCCTGTCGGAAATTTTGTGAGAAAGTGTATTCTGATTGCAAGAAATTAATGGACACTTTTGGGATCCGATGGCCTGAGGAACTTGAATGTGATAG ATTACAGTACTGTGATGAGTCTGTTCCTGCAACTTTTAACCCACACACAGAGCTTCTTGGTCCTCACAAGAAATCAGAACAAATCCGAAGAGACATTGGATTTTGGTGTCCAAGGCATCTTAAGACTTCTGGGGGACAAGGCTATAAGTTTCTGGGAATTGACCAATGTGCACCTCCATGCcccaatatgtattttaaaagcgATGAGCTAGAGTTTgcaaaaagttttattggaatagtTTCAATATTTTGCCTCTGTGCAACGCTTTTCACATTCCTTACTTTTTTAATTGATGTTAGAAGATTCAGATACCCAGAGCGACCTATTATATATTACTCTGTCTGTTACAGCATTGTATCTCTTATGTACTTTATCGGATTCTTGCTAGGCAACAGCACAGCGTGCAATAAGGCAGATGAGAAACTGGAACTTGGTGACACAGTTGTTCTAGGCTCTCAAAATAAGGCTTGCACCATTCTGttcatgtttttgtattttttcaccaTGGCTGGCACTGTGTGGTGGGTGATGCTCACCATTACTTGGTTCTTAGCTGCTGGCAGAAAATGGAGTTGTGAGGCCATTGAACAAAACGCAGTGTGGTTTCATGCTGTTGCGTGGGGAATACCAGGTTTTCTCACCATTATGCTTCTTGCCATGAGCAAAGTTGAAGGAGACAACATTAGCGGCGTCTGCTTTGTCGGCCTCTATGACCTGGATGCTTCGCGCTACTTCGTCCTCTTGCCACTCTGCCTCTGTGTGTTTGTGGGGCTGTCTCTTCTCTTAGCTGGCATTATTTCCTTAAATCACGTTCGACAAGTTATACAACACGATGGCCGGAACCAAGAGAAACTGAAGAAGTTTATGATTCGAATTGGAGTCTTCAGTGGCCTGTATCTCGTGCCATTAGTAACTCTTCTGGGATGCTACGTCTACGAGCAAGTAAACAGGATTACCTGGGAGATAACTTGGGTCTCTGACCACTGTCGTCAGTACCATATCCCATGTCCTTATCAG GCAAATACAGAAACTCGACCAGAATTGGctttatttatgataaaatatcTGATGACATTAATTGTTGGCATCTCTGCTGTCTTCTGGGTTGGAAGCAAAAAGACATGCACAGAATGGGCTGGATTTTTTAAACGAAATCGCAAGAAAGA tccaatcAGTGAAAGTCGAAGAGTGTTACAGGAGTCATGTGAGTTTTTCTTAAAGCACAATTCTAAAGTTAAACACAAAAAGAAGCACTACAAGCCAAGTTCACATAAACTGAAGGTCATTTCCAAATCCATGGGAACCAGCACAGGAGCGACGGCAAATCATGGTACTTCTGCAGTAGCAATCACTAACCATGATTACTTAGGACAAGAAACTCTGACAGAAATACAAACTTCACCAGAAACATCAGTGAGAGAGGTGAGAGGGGATGGAGCGAGTACCCCCAAATTAAGAGAACGGGACTGTGAGGAGCCTGCCTCCTCAGCAGCACCCAGCTCCAAACTCTGTGGGGAGCAGATGGACAAGAAAGGCCACGGCCGGGCAGGCAAGGTGAATGACAAGAGCAGTGTGTCTGAAAGTGCGCGGAGTGAAGGAAG GGTAACCCCGAAGAGTGATGTCCCCGAAAGTGGCCCAGTGCAGAGCAACAGCATGCAGGCGTCCAGTTCTCCAGAGCCAAGCAGCCTCAAAGGCTCAACATCACTGCTTGTTCACTCGGCTTCAGGAGTTGGAAAAGAGCAGGGCGCTGGCGGTCGTTCAGATACTTGA